From one Streptomyces sp. Q6 genomic stretch:
- a CDS encoding ABC transporter permease translates to MTTATEAPPLAPTPEKTPPKKTRKRGRLVPYWLLLPGILWLVVFFALPMVYQASTSVQTGSLEDGYQVTWHFATYWDALTDYYPQFLRSVLYAGCATLLCLVLGYPLAYLIAFRAGRWRNVVLILVIAPFFTSFLIRTLAWKTILADGGPVVGALNTLHVLDVTTWLGMTEGDRVLATPLAVICGLTYNFLPFMILPLYTSLERIDGRLHEAAGDLYASPATTFRKVTFPLSMPGVVSGTLLTFIPAAGDYVNADLLGSTDTRMVGNVIQTQFLRILDYPTAAALSFILMAAILVMVTVYIRRAGTEDLV, encoded by the coding sequence ATGACTACCGCCACCGAGGCGCCCCCGCTGGCGCCCACCCCGGAGAAGACCCCGCCCAAGAAGACCCGCAAGCGCGGCCGCCTGGTCCCGTACTGGCTGCTGCTGCCCGGCATCCTGTGGCTCGTCGTCTTCTTCGCGCTGCCGATGGTCTACCAGGCCTCCACGTCCGTACAGACGGGGTCACTGGAGGACGGCTACCAGGTCACCTGGCACTTCGCCACGTACTGGGACGCGCTGACCGACTACTACCCGCAGTTCCTGCGCTCGGTCCTGTACGCGGGCTGCGCCACGCTCCTGTGCCTGGTGCTCGGCTATCCGCTGGCGTACCTCATCGCGTTCCGCGCGGGCCGCTGGCGCAACGTCGTGCTGATCCTCGTCATCGCGCCGTTCTTCACCAGCTTCCTGATCCGCACGCTCGCCTGGAAGACGATCCTCGCGGACGGCGGCCCGGTCGTCGGCGCGCTCAACACGCTGCACGTCCTGGACGTGACGACCTGGCTCGGCATGACCGAGGGCGACCGGGTGCTCGCGACACCGCTCGCCGTGATCTGCGGACTCACGTACAACTTCCTGCCGTTCATGATCCTGCCGCTCTACACCTCGCTGGAGCGGATCGACGGCCGGCTGCACGAGGCCGCGGGCGACCTGTACGCGTCCCCGGCGACCACCTTCCGCAAGGTCACGTTCCCGCTGTCGATGCCGGGCGTGGTCTCCGGAACGCTGCTCACCTTCATCCCCGCGGCCGGTGACTACGTCAACGCCGACCTGCTCGGCTCCACCGACACCCGCATGGTCGGAAACGTCATCCAGACGCAGTTCCTGCGCATCCTGGACTATCCGACAGCGGCCGCGCTCTCCTTCATCCTCATGGCGGCCATTCTCGTCATGGTCACCGTCTACATTCGCCGTGCCGGAACGGAGGACCTCGTCTGA
- a CDS encoding DUF4440 domain-containing protein translates to MATRDEQAQIQAAIDGELRLLDPAVRASDARVTALLDPEFFEFGASGRRWDRSSILAVTGAASEDPGPPARITEMAGAVLAPGLVHLTYHAEHDGRRVRRSSLWRRDPEAGWRMYFHQGTPTGQ, encoded by the coding sequence ATGGCCACGCGGGACGAACAGGCGCAGATCCAGGCCGCGATCGACGGCGAGCTCCGGCTCCTCGACCCGGCGGTGCGGGCGTCCGACGCGCGGGTGACGGCCCTGCTCGACCCGGAGTTCTTCGAGTTCGGGGCGTCGGGGCGGCGCTGGGACCGGTCGTCGATCCTGGCGGTGACGGGCGCGGCGTCCGAGGATCCGGGGCCGCCGGCCCGGATCACGGAGATGGCGGGGGCGGTGCTCGCGCCCGGCCTCGTCCACCTGACCTATCACGCGGAGCACGACGGCCGCCGGGTGCGCCGCAGTTCGCTGTGGCGGCGCGACCCGGAGGCCGGGTGGCGGATGTACTTCCATCAGGGGACGCCGACCGGGCAGTGA
- a CDS encoding glycoside hydrolase family 18 protein gives MTRPRPLPVRGRLRRALLTALTAAALTATGLTALGPAAHAADTDLARNGGFESGLDGWTCTANTGATVNSPVHSGSSSLRATPTAADNAQCAQTVTVRPDATYTLSGYVRGSYVYLGASGTGTTDVSTWTPSATDWQRLTTTFRTGPATTKVTIYTHGWYGTPAYHADDLTLVGPGAQAPVPPAAPTGLATGAVASTSVALSWTAVPGATSYAVYVNGTKSRTASGNTTTVTGLTAATAYSFQVTALNDAGESAKSTAVTATTTEGSPGGGSADLPAHALVGYLHASFANGAGYTRLADVPDSWDVIDLAFGEPTSTTSGDIRFNRCPVTECPNVESDADFKAAIKAKQAAGKKVLISIGGQNGQVQLTTTAARDTFVSSVSKIIDTYGLDGLDVDFEGHSLSLNTGDTDFKNPTTPVIVNLISALKTLKAKYGDRFVLTMAPETFFVQNGYQFYGSGKWGGQDPRCGAYLPVIYAMRDALTLLHVQDYNSGPIMGLDNQYHSMGGADFHIAMTDMLLTGFPVAGDANNVFPPLRPDQVAIGMPASTNAGNGHVTPAETNKALDCLTKKTNCGSYPTHGTWPALRGLMTWSVNWDRFNSWEFQKNFDAYFG, from the coding sequence ATGACCCGTCCCAGACCCCTGCCCGTACGCGGACGTCTGCGCCGCGCACTGCTGACCGCGCTCACGGCCGCCGCGCTCACCGCGACCGGCCTCACCGCGCTCGGCCCCGCCGCCCACGCGGCCGACACCGACCTCGCCCGCAACGGCGGCTTCGAGTCCGGCCTGGACGGCTGGACCTGCACGGCGAACACCGGCGCCACCGTCAACTCGCCCGTCCACAGCGGCAGTTCGTCGCTCCGGGCGACCCCGACCGCCGCCGACAACGCCCAGTGCGCCCAGACGGTGACGGTGCGCCCCGACGCGACGTACACCCTCTCCGGGTACGTCCGCGGCAGTTACGTCTACCTCGGTGCGAGCGGCACCGGCACCACGGACGTGTCGACGTGGACCCCGTCGGCGACGGACTGGCAGCGGTTGACGACGACGTTCCGCACCGGCCCGGCCACCACCAAGGTCACGATCTACACGCACGGCTGGTACGGGACCCCGGCCTACCACGCCGACGACCTCACGCTCGTCGGCCCCGGCGCGCAGGCCCCGGTCCCGCCCGCGGCGCCCACGGGCCTCGCGACCGGCGCGGTCGCCTCCACGAGCGTCGCCCTGTCCTGGACCGCGGTCCCCGGCGCGACGAGCTACGCCGTGTACGTCAACGGCACCAAGTCCCGTACGGCGAGCGGGAACACGACCACCGTCACCGGCCTCACCGCCGCGACGGCGTACAGCTTCCAGGTCACGGCCCTCAACGACGCGGGGGAGTCCGCGAAGTCGACGGCGGTCACGGCCACGACGACCGAGGGCTCGCCGGGCGGCGGCTCCGCGGACCTCCCGGCCCACGCCCTGGTCGGCTATCTCCACGCGAGCTTCGCCAACGGCGCCGGCTACACCCGGCTCGCCGACGTCCCCGACAGCTGGGACGTCATCGACCTCGCCTTCGGCGAACCCACCTCCACCACCTCGGGCGACATCCGCTTCAACCGCTGCCCGGTGACCGAGTGCCCGAACGTCGAGTCGGACGCCGACTTCAAGGCGGCGATCAAGGCGAAGCAGGCGGCGGGCAAGAAGGTCCTGATCTCCATCGGCGGCCAGAACGGCCAGGTCCAGCTGACCACCACGGCGGCCCGCGACACCTTCGTCTCCTCGGTCTCGAAGATCATCGACACCTACGGCCTCGACGGCCTCGACGTCGACTTCGAGGGCCACTCCCTGTCCCTGAACACCGGCGACACGGACTTCAAGAACCCGACCACACCCGTGATCGTGAACCTGATCTCGGCGCTGAAGACCCTGAAGGCCAAGTACGGCGACAGGTTCGTCCTGACGATGGCCCCGGAGACCTTCTTCGTCCAGAACGGCTACCAGTTCTACGGCAGCGGCAAGTGGGGCGGCCAGGACCCGCGCTGCGGCGCGTACCTCCCGGTGATCTACGCGATGCGCGACGCCCTCACCCTGCTGCACGTCCAGGACTACAACTCGGGCCCGATCATGGGCCTCGACAACCAGTACCACTCCATGGGCGGCGCCGACTTCCACATCGCGATGACCGACATGCTCCTGACGGGCTTCCCGGTCGCGGGCGACGCCAACAACGTCTTCCCGCCCCTGCGCCCCGACCAGGTCGCGATCGGCATGCCCGCCTCGACCAACGCGGGCAACGGCCACGTCACCCCCGCCGAGACGAACAAGGCCCTGGACTGCCTCACGAAGAAGACGAACTGCG
- a CDS encoding FAD-dependent oxidoreductase has translation MAAGAMNRRTASLQALADAKPVPYWLDDPGRPEPRPALTGDERCDLLVVGGGYSGLWTALIAKERDPGREVVLVEGKEIGWAASGRNGGFCAASLTHGTANGLARWPKEIKKLEELGAANLDAIEAAVARYSIDCDFERTGELDVATQPHQVAELREFYEELREAGLADGLELLDGEATREQVGSPTFLGALYDPDGVAMLHPAKLAWGLKRACLDLGVRIYENTPATALSSNATGLAVRTPYGRVFARYAALGTNVFPSLVKRVRSYTVPVYDYALMTEPLSAAQLESIGWKNRQGLGDSANQFHYFRLSADNRILWGGYDAIYPYGGRVRDEHDHRPETYAKLAEHFFTCFPQLEGLRFTHAWGGAIDTCSRFSAFFGTAHAGRVAYAAGYTGLGVGATRFGADVMLDLLSGERTERTELEMVRTKPLPFPPEPFAYTGIALTKWSLARADDNGGRRNLWLKAMDAVGLGFDS, from the coding sequence ATGGCCGCTGGCGCCATGAATCGCAGGACCGCGTCGTTGCAGGCACTCGCCGACGCCAAGCCCGTCCCGTACTGGCTGGACGACCCCGGCCGCCCCGAGCCGCGCCCCGCCCTCACCGGCGACGAGCGGTGCGATCTGCTCGTCGTCGGCGGTGGCTACAGCGGCCTGTGGACCGCGCTCATCGCCAAGGAGCGCGACCCGGGGCGTGAGGTGGTCCTGGTCGAGGGCAAGGAGATCGGCTGGGCCGCCTCCGGGCGCAACGGCGGGTTCTGCGCCGCCTCCCTCACGCACGGCACGGCCAACGGGCTCGCCCGCTGGCCGAAGGAGATCAAGAAGCTGGAGGAGCTGGGCGCCGCCAACCTCGACGCCATCGAGGCGGCGGTCGCCCGCTACTCCATCGACTGCGACTTCGAGCGCACCGGCGAACTGGACGTGGCGACGCAGCCGCACCAGGTCGCCGAACTGCGCGAGTTCTACGAGGAGTTGCGCGAGGCCGGCCTCGCGGACGGCCTGGAGCTGCTCGACGGGGAGGCCACCCGGGAGCAGGTCGGGTCCCCGACGTTCCTCGGCGCGCTGTACGACCCCGACGGCGTCGCGATGCTCCACCCGGCGAAACTCGCGTGGGGCCTCAAGCGGGCCTGCCTCGACCTCGGCGTGCGGATCTACGAGAACACCCCGGCGACCGCGCTCTCCTCGAACGCCACCGGCCTCGCCGTCCGCACCCCGTACGGCCGGGTCTTCGCCCGGTACGCGGCACTCGGCACGAACGTCTTCCCGTCGCTGGTCAAGCGGGTCCGCTCCTACACGGTGCCGGTGTACGACTACGCGCTGATGACGGAGCCGCTGAGCGCGGCCCAGCTGGAGTCGATCGGCTGGAAGAACCGGCAGGGCCTGGGCGACTCGGCGAACCAGTTCCACTACTTCCGGCTGTCCGCCGACAACCGGATCCTGTGGGGCGGCTACGACGCGATCTACCCGTACGGCGGCCGGGTGCGGGACGAGCACGACCACCGCCCGGAGACGTACGCGAAGCTCGCCGAGCACTTCTTCACCTGCTTCCCGCAGCTGGAGGGCCTGCGCTTCACGCACGCGTGGGGCGGCGCGATCGACACCTGCTCGCGCTTCTCGGCGTTCTTCGGCACGGCCCACGCGGGCCGCGTCGCGTACGCCGCGGGCTATACGGGCCTCGGCGTGGGCGCCACCCGCTTCGGCGCGGACGTCATGCTGGACCTGCTGTCCGGCGAGCGCACCGAGCGCACCGAGCTGGAGATGGTCCGCACGAAGCCGCTGCCCTTCCCGCCGGAGCCGTTCGCGTACACGGGCATCGCCCTGACGAAGTGGTCCCTGGCGCGGGCCGACGACAACGGCGGCCGCAGGAACCTGTGGCTGAAGGCGATGGACGCGGTGGGCCTGGGCTTCGACAGCTGA
- a CDS encoding ABC transporter permease, producing the protein MRWLRKNLVVIAGLITLGYLLLPNVVVTVFSFNKPKGRFNYEWTAFSLDAWKNPCGVADMCGSLSLSLQIAFWATLGATALGTMIAFALVRYRFRARGAINSLIFLPMAMPEVVMAASLLTLFLNMGAQLGFWTILIAHIMFCLSFVVTAVKARVMSMDPRLEQAAQDLYAGPVQTFLRVTLPIAAPGIAAGALLAFALSFDDFIITNFNAGSTVTFPMFVWGSAQRGTPVQINVIGTAMFLVAVLCVLTGMMVGKRKSKTAA; encoded by the coding sequence ATGCGCTGGCTGCGGAAGAACCTCGTGGTGATAGCGGGCCTGATCACGCTCGGCTATCTCCTCCTCCCGAACGTCGTCGTCACGGTCTTCTCGTTCAACAAGCCCAAGGGCCGGTTCAATTACGAGTGGACGGCGTTCTCGCTCGACGCCTGGAAGAACCCGTGCGGGGTCGCCGACATGTGCGGCTCGCTCTCGCTGAGCCTCCAGATCGCCTTCTGGGCGACGCTCGGCGCGACGGCGCTCGGCACGATGATCGCCTTCGCCCTGGTGCGCTACCGGTTCCGGGCGCGCGGCGCGATCAACTCGCTGATCTTCCTGCCGATGGCCATGCCGGAGGTCGTGATGGCGGCCTCGCTGCTCACGCTCTTCCTCAACATGGGCGCCCAGCTGGGCTTCTGGACGATCCTCATCGCCCACATCATGTTCTGCCTGAGCTTCGTCGTGACGGCGGTGAAGGCGCGCGTGATGTCGATGGACCCGCGCCTGGAGCAGGCGGCGCAGGACCTCTACGCGGGACCGGTCCAGACGTTCCTGCGGGTGACCCTGCCGATCGCGGCGCCGGGAATCGCGGCGGGCGCGCTGCTCGCCTTCGCGCTCTCCTTCGACGATTTCATCATCACGAATTTCAACGCGGGTTCGACCGTGACCTTCCCCATGTTCGTCTGGGGATCGGCGCAGCGCGGCACACCCGTTCAGATCAATGTCATCGGCACGGCCATGTTCCTGGTCGCCGTGCTGTGTGTCCTCACCGGAATGATGGTGGGGAAGCGAAAGAGCAAGACAGCCGCCTGA